The Polypterus senegalus isolate Bchr_013 chromosome 10, ASM1683550v1, whole genome shotgun sequence genomic interval ccttgggattaataaagtatctatctatctatctatctatctatctatctatctatctatctatctatctatctatctatctatctatctatctatctatctatctatctatctatctatctatctatctatctaaacacaaATATTGCAAAAGAGATACCACCCAAAGCCAACATACTTCATCATGTCTATGCGTTTTAGATGCAAAATGTGTACTCAGAAACTACTGCACCACAATAGCATTTctaatcattttctttattaactATTATTAGTATTACTATTATTTCGGCCATCTTCTTCTATTTAGGGTAATTCTTTGTTACATTCAAATACTTTCATCACCACCTTCTCTGCAGACTCTGCAAATTCATCCAGTGCTTTGGATAACATCCAGTAGCTGGCGGTAAAAGAAACCGATGCCCCCAGCACAGATCCTATGATGGGGATGAGGTGGAGGAGCTCATCCGACAGCATAGCTACTCCAGCCACAGACTTGGAGAGGTACTTTGTAACGGACACCGGTGTGACGTCAAACACAAGGGGGGACACCACTACCGCTTTCAGCTCTTCCACAGGTATGTTGACTTTACAGGCGAGTCTCTCAAGGCTCTCTTCTGTAAGTCCAAAGGATCTCCTTATATACAGAAGTGCTGACACGATGATACTAACATCACAAGCGAAGGAAAGCCCCGGAATGGGAATGGCTCCGGCACCAGCAGCAACGGTGGCTGCCAAAATGATTTTTGCTgacaatatcttcttcttctttttaaccACAGATTGCGTAAGATTGGGGAGTGAGAGGACAAACACGTGTTTCTTCTTTTCGGGGAGCTCAGATTCAAGCACCTCACAAAACTCCAGAAAATCATAACCGTGCAGATATTTACTAGACACAAGGAAAACTCGAGGAGAGTCCACTTGATTCTCAACCAGACTTTCAATGCAGTACCTTCGGATCTTATCAAGTTCGTCCTTAATATGGCACAGGCGGCCACTCATCCTTAGAGAATATTCCTCAATGTCTATTCTGCTCCGAACAAAATAAAACTCCTTCCCCATTTTTTTGATCTCTCTGGCCAGTCGTGCATCGTTCTCCTTAAATCTGTTTCCGGTGATCAAGATGAAAAAGTCATACTTCTTAAAGTTGACCTTCTCCAAGTATTTGTGACAGGGGAAGTTGCCCGTTCCCATTCCGGGAAGATCCCACAAGTAAACAGAAGGAAGGTCAGGATGCTGATATGGCGTTGGGTTTTTGGTTTGCTCCGTTAGACCTTCTTTAGCTGCTCCTGGTTCCCCAGGTCTCAAGCCCCTCATGGCATTGATAAAGGCAGATTTGCCAGTACCCGATTCACCTGTGACGGCAATGTTGAGTGGTTCTGTGCCCAGGTTGTCAAACTTTTCTTTAAAGAGTGGAATCACTGCCTCAAACCCACTTTCATTGTATACTGAAGCAAGGGTTTTAGTTTCTTCATCACTGAAAAAGCACAGATTTTCTGATTGAGAATTGCCCATTGaagttctgcaaaaaaaaaaattaaaaagttgctAGTTTTAGATGGCCTTTGCATGAACTAATTATTAGTATGGGACAGGTCTGGTGCTCAGTTTCACTTGAATTCATTGAGCATCACTTGCCATCACTCATCATGGCAATGTAGGCGGTAAGAGATGGAATTTTTAAAAGGCTTGCagtatttaaatgaaatgctgtgTAAGAAGCatccatttaaagaaaaatgctgGAATGGAACTACGAGTCAACACTCAGTAGGGTCCAAAATACTATGTTCTGTTTTAAGTAACCCTAGAAatgattttgaattaaattttattcattaatgttgtgCTGACACCCTAAATATGAACTTAAAGGAGAAAGAATTTGGAGAAAGGTATGAAGGGCAAAGCAATAAGAAAGTGTGTTTTTTGTCTTGCTTCAGGTGTTACAAGGATATGCTCCAGCTACCTGTAAGACTGGCTTGGAATAACTGGATGGTTACATTTATAGACTGAAGATTCAGAACTATCTAAGATGAATTGTCTTAGAGCAAAATAACTGGAGTGTAAGCTCTGATTAACACAGTGATTAGGACAGGGGTGGCCACCTCCGGTCCTgatgggctgcagtggctgcaggttttcacgcTAACTCCTCTCCTATTCAGCgaacagttttcactgctaattaactccttttcccttcctgCTTGtaaagaattgatttgtttctttattaaatggcagtcaaacagaaatgagatgtgaaacaagccaacaaatgaccaacgaaattggggcttcaaactacagccaatttcactccagccagtttcttaacgagaagccaattcttgctgttaattaaagcctttATTGAATATCGtgacttcaatcaatcaatcaatcaacatttatttatatagcacatattcatacaaaaaaacagccacagactgttgattttctgttttttctaagaccaccgtcaagatgttttggtgacctgagcagaccaacgtgaccgagaccttcacctttctttattttcaggtgagctggtcatgtggtggtttgttttgtgtctcattattgtttggctgctgattaaggaaaaagaaacaactaaattGTCAGAGTCATGTCAATTAGGACTAAGGCAGagcaagttaatcagcagcaaaaacagctcaatAATTAAGAAGATGCttagaataaaaacctacagccactgcggcccaccaggaccggagttggacacccctggatTAGGGGGACTGGAATCATTGTTTGGTTTACAATTTCAattacatttcatatttattaaatatctttCCCCAATGTGACTTACTGAAACAAAATTTATTTCAGTTGTTTACAGAGGTATTCTTTTGAACTGGAGCACCAGATGTTGGAGTAGCTTATAAATTAAGTGATATTCTGATTTAAAGTCCACCTGCTCAGCCACTGAGCCATAAAACCTCTCAAATGGATTGATTCTTAAATATGAAAAATCACAATGGTGTTCCATTTTGACACTTTGCTTATGGAAGCTGGTTTCTTTCACTTCTTCCTATTGTTgacaaaaaaacccaaatagCCTTATAAAGATGGCTTTATGATGGCCTGTATGTTTTTGCAGCTCAATATCACCATCTGGCTGATATTCATgacattttttaattactgtcacgtgaaaaatgtgttaaaagtatTGGGCTATTTTACCTGCACAGgaatacatatgacaataaataaattcctgtctgtctgtctgtctgtctgtctgtctgtctatctatctatctatctatctatctatctatctatctatctatctatctatctgtctgtctatctatcatcctgccaactacatcTAAATTGTCTGTCTAATTATCAATTTATATAGCTGTCTGTATATCTACTGATACTTAAACTCCAATAAGGACAGCTCTAAATCTattttccttgcttttttttcCACCCACACTTGCCTTCCTTATCACTGGCTCACCAACTAGCCATTGTGAATGAATTTAAAGATGTTATCTTTAGTTTACGACCCCATATACATTACCAGTACAAAAGTCTGGACACACCAAGAAATGTCCATGTTTAGAAAATGATATCTATTTTTTAAGATAGGATTAAACTCATTTACAGATACAGCAAAGAAATTCCAAGTGTTTCTAATGGCTATTTCTGCttgaaataactgatttttactttaatatttacatacagtatgaatgcaaagccccattttcaacAGGCATCCCTTCAGTGTTGTAATTTTCAACCCCCTTACCTTATTCTTAAATAGTCATCTTAAAGTCTAAtcggttattagagaaacctttgtaatttcattagcaccactgaaacctgttattctattCACTTTGTTTGCCAGGCTTTGGAATTCCTAAAGTTCTCTTCTGGGTTCAAAACAAactcagtcatttcaagcaaCAATAGCCAATTAGTAATGCTAGtgatgtcttggctgtatttttaaatcaatttaatagtATCTTAATTgaaaaaggtatcaatttctatgaaaaacatgaacatttctgggtgtgtcCAGGCTGTTTACTAGTAGTTTATATACAATGTATTATAgtatagaaaacatttatttgagtCTCTCTGTGATCATTTTTCTTCCCATCTTTAACACAAGTCAGTCCAGTTTATATTTATCTATCAACCTCAGAATAGGTACTCACCCTTCAGTCATATTAAATAAATAGGTTATAAAGGTGAACACTCCCAGTTGCCAACAGCATTCACTGCCTCATCTCTCACCTTCAGCACAAGCAGATACTCGGCCTTCACTGGTGTCACCTGCTATGATATGCTGAAGACCACAATGCTACCCTTACTGGGTCTCCAACTCATCTCTCTATCAAAAGAAGCATCTTCCTGTTTATATAAGCACCCAGAATGGCTCGAAAACAATGAGGCATTCTGGGAAGTAATTCAAGCAAGGCATTCTGGGAGTTTTAATGAGATGAATGATGTATCTGCCAGTCATCACCCTGCTCTTTTTTCTAAATCATAAAATTTCAAAGACGCATCCCGTAAGTGTACACAGTTTTGTTAGATACATTTATAACACACTTTATGAAATTTTAGGTTTTGAGAGAGTGCAACCTATTCCATTAGCACTGGGCACACATCAGGGAATGACCTTATAAAGGATTCTTGTTAGTTGAAAATGTAGTAACACTTTAATTTAGATACTGAAGCTCATTTGCTCTTACGTAACAAGACCTCAACAAAGGCTTCTTTCAGTCTTCATAGCACTTATAAAACATCGGTAGATGGGTCATTCGTTCAATtgctgtgtggcatattgacatgctcATAAAATTACATGTTAATAGGAAGGATTTACAGGTCTTAtgctaaatagatagatagatagatagatagatagatagatagatagatagatagatagatagatagatagatagatagatagatagatattaacttCAGTGTAGTAGGCAaaaccgacagacagacagacagatagatagatagatagatagatagatagatagatagatagatagatagatagatagatagatactttattaatccccaaggggtaATTCAATGTAGaatcaagagaaatatgtctcagTGATGCCACTTCAGGTCGCTCTGAAGTAACATTATGTTAGTAGGTCACATcacataaatgaataaacacttgatggatgttttttaaggtcttgttacataaaagtaaacgAGTAACAGAtgcgtttttatattctagaaaCTTCACCTAAAATTAAATGcgcttcattttcattttgtattctgGTTTGAAAGCAACCATGTTCTCAGTCAATTAAACAGATCACAAAATTACATGGCAGTAGCAGCAggcagtatggtggcacagtggttagtttcACTTCCACACAATTTCTGGAAACTGGGCTTTTGACTTTGAGgcatgtgtgaagtttgcatgctctccatcTATCTGCCTGTGATTTTCTTCAAGTAGGCTGGTTTGCTTCCCAAATCTCCAATGATGTTCACATTAAGTTAATTTTCCCATTGTGAGTTCACATTATTATTTACAACAAAAGGCTATAATTAAAGTGGAGCATTTAGAAAGCAATTGATAAGGTGTGACATGAGAGATTAAGTGTCAAACTAATAGCTGTGGCACTTCAGCatgttgtttgtagatgggtggcgaattggctcagacacaggaagaagagggtgatggtgcgaggaactttATCAGAGTTGGCTGATGTTACGAGTGGTGTCCAGCATGGGTCAGCGTTGGGGccacttctgtttttaatatatataaatgatttggacatgggcggcacggtggcacagtggtagtgctgctgcctcacagttaggagacctgggttcacttcctgggtcctccctgtgtggagtttgcatgttctccccatgtctgtgtgggtttcctccgggtactccggtttcctcccaccgtccaaagacatgcaggttaggtggattggcgattctaaattggccctaatgtgtgcttggtgtgtgcccacggtgggctggcgccctgcccggggtttgtttcctgccttgcatcctgtgttacctgggattggctccagcagacccccgtgaccctgtagttaggatatagcgggttggataatggatggatggatggatggattcttattGGTTTTCCATTcttagcacaggcaggtgaagtgatttacACGTAGTCACgctgtgtcagtagtgggatttaaagtCCAAGGTCTTAATCACTGAGCCACACCGcctgcctgtgtgtatgtgtggaagtgtgcaaggctggttcctgtcttgtgaaTAGGCTCAGAGAGGATTGCACAAGTCCAATAAATAGAGAGATGGGTGGGATGGTAGTAGTGAAAAGGAGAATAGAATAAAACACATATAGGGTgctctagatctaattatgcaattttctttatgctataacttattaagtttattacgtaGGTTCACCgccaaaaccgcgacggacaaatgagtgccgacaaacccgctaactagttttcgacaaatgcgcgccgagaaaatcgccacgacaaaatcgcgagagaggccaagagagtgggacacgtacgtgcgcattatgtacacattatgtgcttggttataactgttataactgctgatggcatgatGCCAttaacaaataactcagtcgagggttggcataacgcgtcataTACaaagtcaggcagccagcaagtctaaatacgctcaactatcaa includes:
- the LOC120536395 gene encoding interferon-inducible GTPase 5-like, with protein sequence MGNSQSENLCFFSDEETKTLASVYNESGFEAVIPLFKEKFDNLGTEPLNIAVTGESGTGKSAFINAMRGLRPGEPGAAKEGLTEQTKNPTPYQHPDLPSVYLWDLPGMGTGNFPCHKYLEKVNFKKYDFFILITGNRFKENDARLAREIKKMGKEFYFVRSRIDIEEYSLRMSGRLCHIKDELDKIRRYCIESLVENQVDSPRVFLVSSKYLHGYDFLEFCEVLESELPEKKKHVFVLSLPNLTQSVVKKKKKILSAKIILAATVAAGAGAIPIPGLSFACDVSIIVSALLYIRRSFGLTEESLERLACKVNIPVEELKAVVVSPLVFDVTPVSVTKYLSKSVAGVAMLSDELLHLIPIIGSVLGASVSFTASYWMLSKALDEFAESAEKVVMKVFECNKELP